The following coding sequences are from one Prochlorococcus sp. MIT 0604 window:
- a CDS encoding N-acetylneuraminate synthase family protein, with the protein MKNTSLFVAEIALSHEGSVGNACALMDLAKNNNIDIVKFQDHWARYESSKDEVFRVPIGFDKTRYNYWERTEFDQTEWSHIYDYAKKINIKIGFSVFSPQSFFRQKKLGNHIWKLGSGELLNNELINILIKELNKKDVVIISTGLCEYSHALKIAGEFLSVVKEVFILDCISEYPCNYADYSFKTWLDQSSKLKKINYGLSDHSGEIWPTVFSWSYGCKMNEFHITFDKKMFGPDQKSSLDPSDLKNLNYAREAFNIISKNKKKKISSKRKNMINFFGRSIGLKNSLSKGHILRREDLLMRKPNGGFSFANLENIIGKKLKVDVNFKEILKSEHFEK; encoded by the coding sequence ATGAAAAATACATCATTATTTGTTGCAGAAATTGCTTTAAGTCATGAAGGTTCAGTAGGCAATGCTTGTGCTCTAATGGATTTAGCCAAAAATAATAATATTGATATTGTAAAATTTCAAGATCATTGGGCTAGATATGAATCTTCTAAAGATGAAGTATTTAGAGTTCCTATAGGTTTTGATAAAACAAGATATAATTATTGGGAAAGAACAGAATTTGATCAAACTGAGTGGTCACATATCTATGATTATGCAAAAAAAATTAACATTAAGATTGGATTTTCAGTTTTTTCACCACAAAGTTTTTTTAGACAAAAAAAGCTTGGTAATCATATTTGGAAGTTAGGTTCTGGAGAGTTGCTTAATAACGAATTAATTAATATTTTAATTAAAGAATTAAATAAGAAGGATGTCGTAATAATATCAACAGGTTTATGTGAATATTCTCATGCATTAAAGATAGCAGGAGAATTCTTAAGCGTAGTAAAAGAAGTCTTTATACTTGATTGTATTAGTGAATACCCATGCAATTATGCAGATTACTCTTTTAAAACATGGTTAGATCAAAGTTCTAAATTAAAAAAGATTAATTACGGTTTGTCAGATCATAGTGGAGAAATCTGGCCAACTGTTTTTTCATGGTCTTACGGATGCAAAATGAATGAGTTTCATATAACTTTTGATAAAAAAATGTTTGGACCTGACCAAAAATCATCTTTGGATCCATCAGATTTAAAAAATCTTAATTATGCAAGAGAAGCTTTTAATATTATTTCAAAAAACAAAAAAAAGAAAATTTCTTCAAAAAGAAAAAATATGATAAATTTTTTTGGCAGAAGTATTGGTTTAAAGAATTCTTTATCTAAGGGACATATTTTAAGAAGAGAAGATTTATTAATGAGAAAACCGAATGGCGGCTTTTCATTTGCAAATTTGGAAAATATAATTGGTAAAAAACTAAAAGTCGATGTAAATTTCAAAGAAATTTTAAAATCTGAACATTTTGAAAAATAA
- the neuC gene encoding UDP-N-acetylglucosamine 2-epimerase, with product MKIKIMFSVLSRANYSRVKSLIIESFKDDYIDPIVIIGCGAICEEYGSIINECKKDGIEIHESISILMHEKSKENMIRTTALGMIDFSRILNKYHPDIAITIADRYETISFAISCSFMNIPLIHLQGGEPTGSIDDKVRNSITQLADYHLACTKDARDRLIKWGESKERVFNIGCPSLDHIEKTKNIKDLKSKINQINLKNNVEINIEKNYLVLLFHPDTNKSHQEFEIVIKAVKDFCEEKIIDLVILNPNPDFGSKEIKKIIESINPEKSNTNNLKNKIIILKNLNSYEYINLIQGAEILVGNSSSGIRESSFLGIKSLNIGSRQKFRYKCENVLDVDICYESIYEGLENRLLIENPKENYAYGDGNSSKKILDLLKKIKFTIKNTKV from the coding sequence ATGAAAATAAAAATAATGTTTTCTGTACTAAGCAGAGCTAACTACTCAAGAGTAAAAAGCTTGATAATAGAATCATTTAAAGATGATTATATTGATCCAATTGTAATAATCGGATGTGGAGCTATTTGCGAAGAGTATGGAAGTATTATAAATGAATGCAAAAAAGATGGTATTGAAATTCATGAGTCAATTAGCATCCTTATGCATGAAAAATCAAAAGAAAATATGATAAGAACAACCGCATTAGGAATGATAGATTTTAGCAGAATTTTGAATAAATATCATCCAGATATAGCAATAACTATTGCAGATAGATATGAAACAATTAGTTTTGCAATTTCATGTTCCTTTATGAATATTCCTTTAATTCATCTTCAAGGAGGCGAGCCAACAGGAAGCATTGACGATAAAGTAAGAAATTCAATAACTCAGCTTGCTGATTATCACTTGGCCTGCACTAAAGACGCTAGAGATAGATTAATTAAATGGGGAGAGTCTAAAGAAAGAGTTTTTAATATTGGATGTCCATCTCTAGATCATATAGAGAAAACTAAAAATATTAAAGACTTAAAATCAAAAATCAACCAAATTAATTTAAAAAATAATGTAGAAATTAACATAGAAAAAAATTATTTAGTTTTGCTTTTTCATCCAGACACAAATAAATCTCATCAAGAATTTGAAATAGTTATAAAGGCAGTAAAAGACTTTTGCGAAGAAAAAATAATTGATTTAGTTATCCTTAATCCTAATCCAGATTTTGGATCAAAAGAAATTAAAAAAATAATAGAATCTATAAATCCTGAAAAATCTAATACTAATAATTTAAAAAATAAAATAATTATCTTAAAAAATTTAAATAGTTACGAGTATATTAATTTGATACAGGGAGCAGAGATCCTTGTTGGGAATTCATCTTCAGGGATAAGAGAAAGTTCATTTCTTGGGATCAAATCATTAAATATTGGCAGCCGACAAAAGTTTAGATATAAATGTGAAAATGTATTAGATGTTGATATTTGTTATGAGTCAATATACGAAGGCTTAGAGAATAGACTTTTAATAGAAAATCCAAAGGAAAATTATGCTTATGGTGACGGAAACAGTTCAAAAAAAATACTTGATCTTTTAAAAAAAATAAAGTTCACAATTAAAAATACAAAAGTATAG
- a CDS encoding D-isomer specific 2-hydroxyacid dehydrogenase family protein, with protein sequence MQYNYYISEIENFPTQFINFIAKKEKKILNETKIKNKAEILFIRLKYKIDKKFLSDFDNLKVICTATTGITHICKELLEEKNIKLISLAGEENFLKDIKPTANLALSMILKAQSNILDSAISVYEGIFDRSNYFRKTFEDSIVGILGMGRLGILVSEYLIKLGFKVYYFDKKNIPCFNSKLIKCESINDLFLKCQIISIHINYEKHNDNLINRNLLSIKPPYKLINTSRGEIFRADEIEFCLKKNLLTSYFTDVLEDEPFKSKDGIKKSKIWNLQKRYGLNSIFITPHIGGACWTSLYKCETFIIQKLVKQLQ encoded by the coding sequence ATGCAATATAACTACTACATTAGTGAAATTGAAAATTTTCCAACTCAATTTATTAACTTTATTGCAAAAAAAGAAAAAAAAATATTGAATGAAACCAAAATCAAAAATAAAGCTGAAATTCTTTTTATAAGACTTAAATATAAAATAGACAAAAAGTTTTTATCCGATTTTGATAATCTCAAGGTAATTTGTACAGCCACTACTGGTATAACTCATATTTGTAAAGAGTTATTGGAAGAGAAAAATATAAAATTAATATCATTGGCTGGAGAAGAAAATTTCCTAAAAGATATAAAACCCACCGCTAATTTAGCATTATCGATGATATTAAAAGCACAATCAAATATTTTAGATTCAGCAATTTCAGTTTATGAAGGAATATTTGATAGAAGTAATTATTTTAGAAAAACATTTGAAGATTCTATTGTTGGGATACTAGGTATGGGAAGGTTAGGAATTTTAGTTAGTGAATATTTAATTAAATTAGGATTTAAGGTTTATTATTTTGATAAAAAGAATATCCCATGTTTTAATTCTAAATTAATCAAGTGTGAATCCATAAATGATTTATTCCTAAAGTGTCAGATAATATCCATACATATTAATTATGAAAAACACAACGATAATCTGATTAATAGAAACCTTTTATCAATTAAGCCTCCATATAAACTAATTAATACAAGTCGTGGTGAAATATTCCGAGCAGATGAGATTGAATTTTGTTTAAAAAAAAATCTTTTAACTAGTTATTTTACAGACGTATTAGAGGATGAACCATTTAAGAGTAAAGATGGAATTAAAAAATCAAAAATATGGAACTTACAAAAAAGATATGGGTTAAATTCAATTTTCATAACTCCTCACATTGGAGGGGCTTGTTGGACTAGTCTTTATAAATGCGAAACATTCATTATTCAAAAACTTGTAAAGCAACTCCAATAA
- a CDS encoding methyltransferase domain-containing protein, translating to MVIYKKKIMGNTGDNILSESGLWSFGGDTPSKFNKHVSKSVPLYKEGHDLICGMAEFFVPQNGKVLHIGSSTGILTNKVAKTLKKRDAQIIGLEIEPNMIKEAKLMDYETNIEYINDDITTFDIGENCNNLIISYYTIQFIHPSMRQLVVEKIYKSLMWGGAFIMFEKVRGSDARFQDIFNSFYQDFKSKQGYSADEILEKQRSLKSILEPFSRQGNIDMLKRANFVDIESILKYACFEGFLSIK from the coding sequence ATGGTAATCTATAAAAAAAAGATAATGGGTAATACAGGAGATAACATTTTAAGTGAATCAGGACTTTGGTCATTCGGAGGGGATACACCCTCTAAATTTAATAAACACGTATCCAAATCTGTACCTCTTTATAAAGAAGGGCATGATTTAATTTGTGGCATGGCAGAATTTTTTGTACCTCAAAATGGGAAGGTCCTTCATATTGGATCAAGTACAGGCATTTTGACAAACAAAGTTGCCAAAACCTTAAAAAAAAGAGACGCACAAATCATAGGTTTGGAGATTGAGCCAAATATGATTAAAGAAGCAAAACTAATGGATTACGAAACAAATATTGAATACATAAATGATGATATTACTACCTTTGATATTGGCGAAAATTGTAATAATTTAATAATCTCATACTATACAATTCAATTTATACATCCTTCAATGAGACAATTAGTTGTCGAGAAAATCTATAAGTCATTGATGTGGGGTGGAGCATTCATTATGTTTGAGAAAGTTAGAGGTTCTGATGCAAGATTTCAAGACATTTTTAACTCTTTTTATCAAGACTTTAAATCGAAACAAGGCTACTCTGCAGATGAAATACTTGAAAAGCAGAGATCCTTAAAATCTATTCTGGAACCTTTTTCAAGGCAAGGCAATATAGATATGCTAAAAAGAGCTAACTTTGTAGATATTGAATCAATATTAAAATATGCATGCTTTGAAGGTTTTTTATCAATAAAATAA
- a CDS encoding class I SAM-dependent methyltransferase: MKENKVEINIGKEIYEKRWSNSLKNGDYDILSRDENLDNQVQYFYNRYCEFILNKIKAHFKNYPYKNLRILEIGCGRGTASIYLSKKLNCKVTGIDFSKNSIEIAKKNAKFHFSEAEFFIADLFEPKTILEKTKNTNKEFDIIISLGVLEHIEQLNKCFQIHNELLDHNGLFCAMIVPEKKSIQNYFSFINRLLSSIALLISPKFRDKFSHLDKKTLSKTKDVYRSYKSAKYFKDSLIKANFINVVTIESNPYPTLRPLNRFFEKFVVKTYMIIEYLFYGLFKKSIFFNCSTNFSRCHFLIGTKN; encoded by the coding sequence TTGAAAGAAAATAAAGTAGAAATAAATATCGGCAAAGAAATATATGAAAAACGATGGTCTAATTCTCTTAAGAATGGGGATTATGATATTTTATCAAGAGATGAAAACCTAGATAACCAAGTTCAGTATTTTTACAATAGGTATTGTGAATTCATATTAAATAAAATAAAAGCCCATTTCAAAAATTACCCATATAAAAATTTAAGAATTCTTGAAATAGGTTGTGGAAGAGGAACAGCTTCAATTTATTTAAGTAAAAAATTAAATTGTAAAGTTACAGGGATTGATTTCAGTAAAAATTCTATTGAAATAGCTAAAAAAAACGCTAAATTTCATTTTTCAGAGGCAGAATTTTTTATAGCAGATTTATTTGAACCAAAAACAATTTTAGAAAAAACAAAAAATACTAATAAGGAGTTTGATATTATTATTAGTTTAGGTGTACTAGAGCATATTGAACAATTAAATAAATGTTTTCAAATTCATAATGAGTTATTAGATCATAATGGCTTGTTTTGCGCAATGATCGTTCCAGAAAAAAAATCAATACAAAATTATTTTTCTTTCATTAACAGACTTTTATCATCTATCGCATTATTAATTTCTCCAAAATTCAGAGATAAATTTTCGCATCTAGATAAGAAAACATTATCAAAAACGAAAGATGTTTATAGATCCTATAAATCTGCAAAATATTTTAAGGATAGCCTTATCAAGGCAAACTTTATAAATGTAGTAACTATAGAATCAAATCCTTACCCTACTCTAAGACCCCTTAATAGATTTTTTGAAAAATTTGTAGTAAAAACTTATATGATTATTGAATATTTGTTTTATGGATTATTCAAAAAATCTATTTTTTTCAACTGCAGTACAAATTTCTCAAGGTGTCATTTTTTAATAGGAACTAAAAATTAA
- a CDS encoding asparagine synthase-related protein, translating into MCGFFISPSSFDQIKANFLFEKYIAYRGVLPKKELVFNHYNFKFSRLPIVDVGSYQNQPYQYKNHVLVFNGELYNYQNIRQLLEKKYKVQFTSKTDVEVFLKGFLTLGPKKFFKIACGMWAYVISDKLGNFFWGRDEYGIKPLFFMKKNYELFFSSSQPALLETFDNHKLNKNILRRFIVTGFQDPNSFSFYDNCELVKPGNCYYFNYDKKEIQKEICLFSDEKILDKSLREVVDEAIISQYPKEVNSSIALSGGLDSSIILHVLSRNNLKFTSFSLDLLNSKKEKSLIFQTIKQYKKQHQFIKTESSELLNSCKEIIFNFGQPLRSCQPLNQYSLRKVALQYNSKVFFTGDGSDEIFGGYTQGFFFFLKQLIDKGTKENLIRNKLFDFKDLINLKDEFLKEDIKKLIERKTNIFNQDLTWQNIFKKEEFTLPKTPEDLKSYCDFRLFIHPMPYWLMTEDILSLVNGIETRIPFLDQRIVYKSKFLERENFYFNGKNKYHLRNSFSDLPDHIKNCKNKFPRPSDTTEFIFENEISDSIEKFLKSDDFKELFQINHDFFLEVFKSDKDRKCSLRSDNWFRILSSYLFLNK; encoded by the coding sequence ATGTGTGGTTTTTTTATATCTCCTTCATCATTTGATCAAATAAAAGCAAATTTTTTATTCGAGAAATATATTGCTTATCGGGGAGTTCTCCCTAAAAAAGAGTTGGTATTTAATCACTATAATTTTAAATTTTCCAGATTACCAATAGTTGACGTTGGTTCATATCAAAATCAACCCTACCAATATAAAAACCATGTTTTAGTTTTCAACGGTGAATTATATAATTATCAAAATATAAGACAATTATTAGAAAAAAAATATAAGGTTCAATTCACAAGTAAAACCGATGTTGAAGTTTTCCTTAAAGGATTCTTAACATTAGGTCCAAAAAAATTTTTTAAAATCGCTTGCGGTATGTGGGCTTATGTAATAAGTGACAAATTAGGGAACTTTTTTTGGGGAAGAGATGAGTACGGCATTAAGCCATTATTTTTTATGAAAAAAAATTATGAATTATTTTTCTCATCCAGTCAACCAGCTCTTCTAGAGACGTTTGATAACCATAAATTAAATAAAAACATTTTAAGAAGATTTATAGTAACTGGTTTTCAAGACCCCAATAGTTTTTCTTTTTATGATAACTGTGAGTTAGTAAAACCTGGAAATTGCTATTACTTTAATTATGACAAAAAAGAAATTCAGAAAGAGATTTGTCTATTTTCTGATGAGAAAATTTTAGATAAATCATTAAGAGAAGTTGTCGATGAAGCAATAATTTCTCAATATCCTAAGGAAGTAAATTCTTCAATAGCCTTAAGCGGAGGTCTTGACAGTTCAATAATACTTCATGTTTTATCTAGAAATAATTTAAAATTTACTTCTTTTTCTTTAGATCTTTTGAATTCAAAAAAAGAAAAATCTCTCATTTTTCAAACAATAAAACAATATAAAAAACAACATCAATTTATTAAAACTGAATCATCGGAATTATTGAATTCATGCAAGGAAATAATTTTTAATTTTGGCCAGCCATTAAGATCATGTCAACCATTAAATCAGTATTCTCTAAGAAAAGTAGCTTTACAATACAATAGTAAAGTTTTTTTTACAGGTGATGGCTCGGACGAAATTTTTGGAGGTTATACACAAGGCTTCTTCTTTTTCTTAAAACAACTCATTGATAAAGGTACTAAAGAAAATCTAATAAGAAATAAATTATTTGATTTTAAAGATCTTATAAATTTGAAGGATGAATTTCTTAAGGAGGATATAAAAAAATTAATTGAAAGAAAAACAAATATTTTTAATCAAGATCTGACTTGGCAAAATATTTTTAAAAAAGAAGAATTCACTCTTCCAAAAACTCCTGAAGATTTAAAATCTTACTGTGATTTTAGACTTTTCATACACCCAATGCCCTATTGGCTAATGACAGAAGATATTTTAAGCTTAGTAAATGGTATTGAAACTAGAATTCCCTTTCTAGATCAAAGAATAGTCTATAAAAGTAAATTTTTAGAAAGAGAAAATTTTTATTTTAATGGTAAAAACAAATATCACTTAAGAAACAGCTTTTCTGATCTTCCTGATCATATTAAAAATTGCAAAAATAAATTTCCTCGACCCTCTGACACTACTGAATTTATTTTCGAAAATGAGATTTCAGATTCTATTGAAAAATTCTTAAAATCTGATGACTTCAAAGAACTTTTTCAAATAAATCATGACTTCTTCTTAGAAGTTTTTAAATCTGATAAAGATAGAAAATGTTCTTTAAGATCTGATAATTGGTTTAGGATCTTATCAAGCTACCTTTTCTTAAATAAATAA
- a CDS encoding class I SAM-dependent methyltransferase codes for MSNLKLEQFGKLLIKFSEYYFLKSHIKWLEIGCGNGNLTHYLISKGKSGFGIDVEFKEGNYKKILINNNQIKLINSNGKSRSEILEENQCYSWPCKSNSIDFAFSSSVIEHIINLEEFIKENARILQQGGYCLHYFPARTAIFEAHTGVPFGGLIINKFYYNVMFNLRLCNASFNNAEEIYQYMKKSTNYISKRKLIYLFSKYNLKFIYEENSLTIKYMGPKLTRFLSRSKLFCYFFGIFRSKLMIFRKYN; via the coding sequence ATGAGTAATTTAAAATTAGAACAGTTTGGTAAATTACTTATTAAATTTTCTGAATATTACTTTTTAAAAAGTCATATAAAATGGTTAGAAATTGGCTGTGGAAATGGAAATCTTACTCACTACTTGATAAGTAAAGGTAAATCCGGTTTTGGGATAGATGTTGAATTTAAGGAAGGAAATTACAAAAAAATTTTAATTAATAATAATCAAATTAAACTTATAAATTCCAATGGAAAGTCAAGATCTGAAATTTTAGAAGAGAATCAATGCTATTCATGGCCTTGCAAGTCAAATAGCATTGATTTTGCTTTCTCTTCATCGGTTATTGAACATATTATTAATCTAGAAGAATTTATTAAAGAAAATGCAAGAATTTTGCAACAAGGAGGTTATTGTTTACATTATTTCCCTGCCAGAACTGCAATTTTTGAGGCTCATACTGGAGTACCTTTTGGGGGTTTAATAATCAATAAATTTTATTATAATGTGATGTTCAATTTGAGATTATGTAATGCTAGTTTTAATAATGCAGAAGAAATTTATCAATACATGAAAAAGTCAACTAATTATATTAGTAAGAGAAAATTAATTTATCTTTTCAGTAAATATAATTTGAAATTTATTTATGAAGAAAATAGTTTAACCATAAAATATATGGGACCAAAATTAACAAGATTTTTATCTAGATCAAAATTATTTTGTTACTTTTTTGGAATATTTAGGAGTAAATTAATGATTTTTCGCAAATATAATTAA
- a CDS encoding mannose-1-phosphate guanylyltransferase/mannose-6-phosphate isomerase → MFDKDIFPVILCGGSGTRLWPLSRESFPKQFLNLNSKSSKSLLQQTQERLKSFKDISPPILICNKEHRFIAAEQMREINIKPTSILLEPFGKNTAPSIALAALKALELNNDPILLVLASDHLIEYNDNFYKALSKSFQLAKKGRIVTFGVLPTSPNTGYGYIESKEELNLETLEGSEIKNFIEKPNLSLAKKFLLDKRYSWNSGMFVFKAAKIVSEIEKFHPEIIKLCKKAIELSKDDLDFKRIDENIFEKCPSISIDIAVMEKTKIGTVVPLNVNWTDIGNWKSLWEYETKNGEGNYIQGKVFLKNVSDSFFKTSNNKLIVGMGVKELIVVDTDDAILVSDKNHAQQVKDIVNELNEKGIVEAKQHKKGFRPWGNYISLASDNRWQVKLIKVNPRASLSLQKHKYRAEHWVVVEGTALVRIDDREIILKENQSTFIPLGSKHKLSNPTDQILLIIEVQSGTYLGEDDIIRFADDYGRN, encoded by the coding sequence ATGTTTGATAAAGATATTTTCCCAGTAATTTTATGTGGTGGTTCAGGAACAAGATTATGGCCGCTTTCTCGAGAGAGCTTCCCAAAGCAATTTCTGAATTTAAATTCTAAAAGTAGCAAATCATTACTTCAGCAAACACAAGAGAGACTTAAATCTTTTAAAGATATTTCCCCTCCAATTCTTATTTGTAATAAGGAACATAGATTTATAGCTGCTGAACAAATGAGAGAGATAAACATTAAACCAACCTCAATATTATTGGAACCTTTTGGTAAAAATACAGCTCCATCCATTGCTCTGGCTGCCTTAAAAGCTTTAGAATTAAATAATGATCCCATCCTTTTAGTATTGGCTTCAGATCATTTAATTGAATATAATGATAATTTTTATAAAGCATTATCGAAATCATTTCAGTTGGCTAAAAAAGGTAGAATAGTCACCTTTGGAGTCTTACCTACATCTCCCAATACTGGTTATGGATATATTGAATCAAAAGAAGAATTGAATTTAGAAACTTTAGAAGGTTCTGAAATAAAAAATTTTATTGAAAAACCAAATTTATCCTTAGCAAAAAAGTTTTTGTTAGATAAAAGATATTCTTGGAATAGTGGTATGTTTGTTTTTAAGGCCGCCAAGATTGTCTCTGAAATTGAAAAATTCCATCCTGAGATTATAAAATTGTGCAAAAAAGCTATCGAATTATCAAAAGATGATTTAGATTTTAAGAGAATAGATGAAAATATTTTTGAAAAATGCCCATCTATATCTATTGATATAGCTGTTATGGAGAAAACTAAAATTGGAACTGTTGTCCCTTTAAATGTAAATTGGACTGATATAGGTAATTGGAAGTCTTTATGGGAATATGAAACAAAAAATGGAGAAGGTAATTACATTCAAGGTAAAGTCTTTTTGAAAAATGTCTCTGATAGTTTTTTTAAAACCTCAAATAATAAATTAATAGTTGGAATGGGAGTTAAAGAACTAATAGTTGTTGATACTGATGATGCGATTTTAGTATCTGATAAAAATCATGCACAACAAGTTAAGGATATAGTTAATGAGCTAAATGAAAAGGGGATAGTTGAGGCTAAACAACATAAAAAGGGATTTCGTCCCTGGGGAAATTATATTTCTTTAGCAAGCGATAATCGTTGGCAAGTTAAGTTAATCAAGGTTAATCCTCGCGCCTCATTATCTTTACAAAAACATAAATATAGGGCAGAACATTGGGTAGTAGTTGAAGGGACAGCACTTGTAAGGATTGATGATAGAGAGATAATTCTAAAAGAGAATCAAAGTACTTTTATTCCACTAGGTTCTAAACATAAATTGTCAAATCCAACCGATCAGATATTACTAATAATTGAGGTTCAAAGTGGTACATATTTAGGTGAAGATGACATAATCAGATTTGCAGACGATTATGGTAGAAATTAG
- the gmd gene encoding GDP-mannose 4,6-dehydratase, which yields MNKGINKVALIIGVTGQDGSYLAELLLEKGYEVHGIKRRSSSFNSQRIDHLYKDPHEKNNNFMLHYGDLSDSTSLIRIIQNVQPDEIYNLGAQSHVAVSFDSPEYTANINALGTLRILEAVKILGLIEKTKIYQASTSELFGKIMESPQSETTPFYPRSPYGVAKLYAYWITVNYREAYGIFACNGILFNHESPRRGETFVTRKITRGLARIDTGLDDCLFMGNLNSQRDWGHAKDYVYMQWLMLQQDNPDDFLVATGRKETVRRFIELSAKELGWGNNTGTNPSIVWENEGVKEIGRRGDTGEIVIRVDPRYFRPTEVDELKGDPTKALKKLKWKNKTSLEQLVKEMITFDKQEALKEYILKKEGFTNDAPHK from the coding sequence ATGAATAAAGGAATTAATAAAGTCGCCTTGATTATAGGTGTAACTGGACAGGACGGAAGTTATCTTGCTGAACTACTTTTAGAAAAAGGTTATGAAGTTCATGGTATTAAGAGAAGATCAAGTAGTTTTAATAGTCAAAGAATTGATCATTTGTATAAAGATCCACATGAAAAAAATAATAACTTTATGCTTCACTATGGTGATTTAAGCGATAGCACAAGTTTAATAAGAATCATTCAAAACGTTCAACCCGATGAGATTTATAATTTAGGAGCTCAAAGCCATGTAGCTGTTAGTTTTGATAGCCCTGAATATACTGCCAATATTAATGCTTTGGGAACATTAAGGATTCTTGAAGCGGTAAAAATTCTTGGGCTCATAGAAAAAACAAAAATCTATCAGGCTAGTACAAGTGAGCTTTTCGGGAAAATAATGGAAAGTCCACAAAGTGAAACAACTCCTTTTTATCCTAGAAGTCCCTATGGAGTAGCAAAACTTTATGCCTATTGGATAACTGTTAACTATAGAGAAGCATATGGAATTTTTGCATGCAATGGCATTTTGTTTAACCATGAAAGTCCAAGAAGAGGAGAAACATTTGTTACGAGGAAAATCACAAGAGGACTAGCTAGGATTGATACTGGATTGGACGACTGTCTATTTATGGGAAACCTTAATTCTCAAAGAGATTGGGGCCATGCAAAAGATTATGTTTATATGCAATGGCTAATGCTTCAACAAGACAATCCTGATGACTTTTTAGTAGCGACTGGCAGAAAGGAAACCGTTAGAAGATTTATTGAACTAAGTGCTAAAGAACTAGGTTGGGGAAATAATACTGGTACAAATCCATCTATAGTATGGGAGAATGAGGGTGTTAAAGAAATTGGAAGAAGAGGAGATACAGGTGAGATAGTTATTAGAGTTGATCCAAGATATTTTCGTCCAACTGAAGTTGATGAATTAAAAGGTGATCCCACCAAAGCCCTTAAAAAATTAAAGTGGAAGAATAAAACTTCATTAGAGCAATTAGTTAAAGAGATGATAACTTTCGATAAACAAGAAGCATTGAAAGAATATATTTTAAAAAAAGAGGGATTTACAAACGACGCTCCTCATAAATAA